The genome window TTGATGCTCCATCAAAAATCGCAGTGTATCAATATCTTCAACAGCTTCGGCCGTGATTGTTGCTTCTCTGTTGTCTGCTAATCTTTTACAATAATCTATAAACGCAAGATTGTCCAAAAATTTAGTTTGATCCTCTTCGATTTTAAATTTAAAACTAATCGGATCCAATTTGAATTCCTTGATCATCAAACCTAAATCTAAAACGATCTGGTGACTTTGTGACTTTACACCGAAATCATCTGCAGCAAAGCTAATTCCTAAATTCCAGAAATCACGACAGACATCTTTGAGAAGAAATTCTCCCTCATCATAGGGCTTTTCAACCAATTCAAATCTAATGTTTTCAGCCTTTAAACTCATGGATCGAATCAATTCATGAAGACGATTTACTTTTTCATATTTAGAAAATGTATCTATTAATGATTGTGGTGAGATATTAAATTTCAAAAGTCCAGGAGCTTTCTCACATGCAATAATTAGTTTCTCAAGAATTAATAATTCTATTCGATTCAAATCTTGATCAGGCGGTATATCATTGATTAATTGCTTGTATCCTGCATAGGCACCACCCCCAACAAAAACTTCACCACCTTTGACCGAGAAAGTTTTCTTTTTGGGATCGTAGTAAACAGTAGGCTGAATCATAGCCTCATGAACATTACCTGAAATATAAGTATTTGCTTTATTGTAATATGTCCAACTCCAGCGAACCAAATTGTCATTTAGGTTTTTCTGTGAAGCTTGATACAATTCAATATAAATCTCATCTGAATTGGAAATAAAATTACTTTGCGTCCTAGAAACACCAAAATTAAAACTAGCAATTTTGTTTCTAATGCAATCTTGATGAAATCGACCTACAGCATTATCAATATTTGGAAATTTATCAACCATCCATTGATGAAATGGAGTGATACCAAGTAATAAAGTCTGACGCTTATCTATGTAATGAAAGCCAAATTCAATATCATCTAAATCAAGAATGATATTTACTTCTCTGCGAATGAGATTGATAAAATCCAGTAAATCTGTTCCCTGAATATTCTCGAAACGAATTAGAAATAAAGGCTTACCTCGATTGAGGTCTATAAAATTTTTCTTAAAATTCTCAACGTCCTTCAAACCGAAAAATTTATCAGAACTCAATTCATTCTTATCATCAGAAGCCATTTATTGTATATTCTTGAGATCATTTCTCATTAGGTCTATCTTAAATTATTCTGTATTTTATAAATTGATTGTTTTTTTATAATCAAAACTTAACATCACCTTAGAAATAGGAGAAACTATGGGTTCAATTACAAATTTGATTATTTTTTTATTAATCGGTCTACTTGCAGGCTGGGTTGCCGCGAAAGTTATAAAGAACAAGAGCTTAGGTATTCTTTGGAATATGGTAGTGGGAGTTATCGGATCATTCGTTGGTAGCTTCGTTGCTGGATTGGTTGGAATTGGAGCAAGCAATTTGATTGGCCAAGCATTGATCGCAATCGGTGGAGCAATTCTATTACTCTTAATTATTGGATTTCTCAAAAAGAAAATGTAAATGATCCAACAGAGTCCACATGCTTAGATAGTTTAATTGAGTATGTGGATTCATTAATACAAAAATCCCACCACTCTTCAGCTTTCATTAAATAAACTGAATATTCATTCAATACTTTTCCCAATCTAATCTAAACAAATAAGATTGACGATTCTTTCTAAATTCAATAAAATAATAATCTATTATAAAAAGGATCCATTATGACAAAAAATTTTCGAACAAGAATTTTAACAATTCTCATCGTTGCTTTCTGTATGACAATTTTCTCAGGACTTTCCGCTCAGAAAGAAATGAAAGATAAATCAAAAGAAAATAAAAATGTAACTGAAGAAACAAAAAAAGGAAAACCAGAGAATACTGACAAAACTGGTAAACCTGATAAGGCAGATCGAGAGAATAAAGGAAAAGACTCGAAAGAAAAGAATAAAGATAAACAAAAAGATAATTCCAATAAAACAGAAAAACTTAAAGGCGCCGAAAGAAAAATTGAACGCTTAAAAGAAATTGCTACAAAATTAGAATCCCAAGGTAAGACTGAACAAGCTTCCAAAATTCGAGAGAAAATAAAAAAAGCTGAATCTACCCTTCAAGAAAAGAAAACTGAAATAGAAGAAGGTGATGATTCTGAGGAATCAATGGAGGAAGAAAAATGAAATTTATTCAAAATATTTTAACACTATCATTGCTTTGTTTTTTACTTTTTAGTCAATGCGGTGGTGATGGTAAAAGCAATCAAAAGCCTTCAGAAAAAATTGAAATTACCGAAGATAATGCTTTAGAAGAAGCAGAAAAATTGATTCTTGAACTAGAAAGCTTGTGATTCCTATTTTTAAGAATTAGTTTCTTTAAAAAGATCAAATTGATTTCTTAGAATCAGTCTCTTTAATTCATCCATCACTTTTTTCTTAGATTGAAAATCGGGTGTGGATCGAAATAGATTAGCAATCGCTAATATTTCCTTGGATTCATCTAAAGAAGGTTCTATTTCATTCCATTCCCAAGATTTTTTTAAATCCATCGAAAGATTTAAGAAGGAATTGAACTGTGGAGATTGATTGGAATATTTGATTCTATTCTTACATTTACATGCGTTGGATGAATCTAGTAAACCACATCTTGGTTTCATAAAATCACTCATCATTTTTCTAGATCTTGACAATCGCTTTCGAAAGTTCACTGGAGTAATCTCAAGAATGTACGCTCCTTCTTCACTACTCATTCCAAAAATGATTCCCATAACAAAAACAATACGATAAGTCCTTTTCAAACAATGCAAAATTGCGTAGGTACATGCGCCCCTTATATAAAGAGAGATATCACTCTCTTCATCCAAAGCAGCACTTGAATGCTGAGAATTTCTTAATTCATGATCAATGTATTTGAATCTGATTTTTGATTCTTCTAATTTGCTTCTTTTTACTTGAATTAAGTGATTTACAGCAATCTTATAAACCCATGTTGAAAGTTTTGATTCTCTTCTAAAACTCTCT of Leptospira sp. GIMC2001 contains these proteins:
- a CDS encoding EAL domain-containing protein, translated to MASDDKNELSSDKFFGLKDVENFKKNFIDLNRGKPLFLIRFENIQGTDLLDFINLIRREVNIILDLDDIEFGFHYIDKRQTLLLGITPFHQWMVDKFPNIDNAVGRFHQDCIRNKIASFNFGVSRTQSNFISNSDEIYIELYQASQKNLNDNLVRWSWTYYNKANTYISGNVHEAMIQPTVYYDPKKKTFSVKGGEVFVGGGAYAGYKQLINDIPPDQDLNRIELLILEKLIIACEKAPGLLKFNISPQSLIDTFSKYEKVNRLHELIRSMSLKAENIRFELVEKPYDEGEFLLKDVCRDFWNLGISFAADDFGVKSQSHQIVLDLGLMIKEFKLDPISFKFKIEEDQTKFLDNLAFIDYCKRLADNREATITAEAVEDIDTLRFLMEHQIFHFQANILFNKMTLEQFRESYEYYNNMPEAVVWEILNSPILLERQKKEGNIYKLAKSEKLM
- a CDS encoding GlsB/YeaQ/YmgE family stress response membrane protein; the encoded protein is MGSITNLIIFLLIGLLAGWVAAKVIKNKSLGILWNMVVGVIGSFVGSFVAGLVGIGASNLIGQALIAIGGAILLLLIIGFLKKKM
- a CDS encoding RNA polymerase sigma factor; this encodes MNSFQDPLIPLLEKCLAGDHFALEGLVDQLQPKIFSMALHFLWSPEDAEDACQEILVKVITKLESFRRESKLSTWVYKIAVNHLIQVKRSKLEESKIRFKYIDHELRNSQHSSAALDEESDISLYIRGACTYAILHCLKRTYRIVFVMGIIFGMSSEEGAYILEITPVNFRKRLSRSRKMMSDFMKPRCGLLDSSNACKCKNRIKYSNQSPQFNSFLNLSMDLKKSWEWNEIEPSLDESKEILAIANLFRSTPDFQSKKKVMDELKRLILRNQFDLFKETNS